The following proteins are encoded in a genomic region of Natrinema sp. DC36:
- a CDS encoding UvrD-helicase domain-containing protein: MDNGSPRDGGEERTLDPRAGPTDDDLETADISGLASAADIEPKGNQEAVIDSQAACTSVDAGAGTGKTTTMLVRIERAIDRGDVDPDDVLVLTFANEAAASIRAAVSERLEPDAAAAIDVYTYHSFCYRLVREYAYYLGYSPEFDVVTERTRRRLIGRLLAETDYGFAADSGRNDGSPTDLTDAVDRFIQSMSQENITPEQLQSGLPPVRTLELCNEFVLWLERTAGEELSFDNEALRYFNRDEHCEAARESLIDYGKLVSYCREKIAEAPAAFRDDEFVRDVDRYLRVLQQCVTNTIEALSLDDATTKHLPRALFGNRIWGTATSRIEQTPFGRLKHYVEFLRLARHYTDVYTDYHDALEAERALDFDELVRTATGLLEDSSIADEITDQWTQVYCDEFQDTDATQFSLLTELTDGPDRPDLLAIGDKDQAIYGWRGTDREGLDRLADAYDDHEAIELELNFRSRQEILDLTNACEYGPQSSKTLREDGRTAGAYDEDEPPDRVVKVESDDVPGSTPEQVATTVSRLLNGEAANVPQRSLGDIAVIVRTNRHAQAVADELRELRIPYEISGSPRGEVSPGIETVLSYLRVLVEPEADAHLRRVLLYRYRLTEADLATLQRRDGSLYDAVMDPDPDALDLEGPDQLERVRNHLEALERFRDVYPLSGFVRRFRELTRIEWFCASEERSEFDRLERFVEAYDSDGVVQSLSTEFVDALAATLRGGGSDRTRGTRSADSVDVMTVHQAKGLEFDTVLAPYLTDEEWCVDGDYVERARYRLLAAALDADIDSPLLADLAAERVGEEWRVLHVALTRAENHLFLFGSEYEYDGDEDELAASTAEACLASDVEWSVTGQRMDLWSSLIESFERVRETYPETVVDRTDEIAASAGESPGTITYYADYDDRPVEPLETRAAIETVHRLGRQLRDGTLLPAADAASHGGDLGEDVADEGSNLRVPSGRRPSALTTDTVRFPVETLASATELPVAMRHSYSAMDTHETCPRKHYLDHAVRAFDDPLTVAGRSDEGSSETDGEVTSPTETNGGTPAATDDSASRLVGTVFHDVAEEAFHREYRTREAWRDAAVRQLTARDLIEHREAVLACVDRYFAASAPAFDRPIAEWEPLAAELSFSLEDVSGVTGDVVGYVDSIRRLPDGGLAVLDYKATAERIAPDDAVQLSLYRRACEDRFDEPIAAAGYVYVGALDGDDDPRVDLLEPADLPPWEAVRETLETVDEPSFAETSPGEHCRHCPHRSLGCGPAEYAPEIDLAGDD, translated from the coding sequence ATGGATAACGGATCACCGCGGGACGGCGGAGAAGAACGGACCCTCGATCCGAGAGCCGGCCCGACTGACGACGATCTCGAGACTGCGGATATCTCCGGCCTCGCGTCCGCCGCCGACATCGAGCCCAAGGGAAATCAGGAGGCGGTCATCGACAGCCAGGCGGCCTGTACCTCCGTCGACGCGGGAGCCGGCACCGGGAAGACGACGACGATGCTCGTTCGGATCGAGCGCGCCATCGATCGAGGTGACGTCGATCCCGACGACGTGCTCGTGTTGACCTTCGCGAACGAGGCCGCCGCGAGCATCCGGGCGGCGGTCTCCGAGCGACTCGAGCCGGACGCCGCGGCGGCGATCGACGTCTACACCTACCACTCGTTTTGCTACCGGCTCGTCCGCGAGTACGCCTACTACCTGGGCTACTCGCCCGAGTTCGACGTCGTCACCGAACGCACGCGCCGGCGGCTCATCGGTCGACTGCTCGCCGAAACCGACTACGGCTTCGCGGCCGATTCGGGACGCAACGACGGGTCGCCGACCGACCTCACGGACGCGGTCGACCGGTTCATCCAGTCCATGAGCCAGGAGAACATCACACCCGAACAGCTTCAGTCGGGACTGCCGCCGGTGCGTACCCTCGAGCTGTGCAACGAGTTCGTCCTCTGGCTCGAGCGGACCGCCGGCGAGGAGCTGTCCTTCGACAACGAGGCGCTGCGTTACTTCAATCGGGACGAGCACTGCGAGGCGGCCCGAGAGTCGCTGATCGACTACGGGAAACTCGTCTCGTACTGCCGTGAGAAGATCGCGGAAGCGCCGGCGGCCTTCCGCGACGACGAGTTCGTTCGCGACGTCGATCGCTACCTCCGGGTCCTTCAGCAGTGCGTGACGAACACGATCGAGGCGCTCTCGCTGGACGACGCGACGACGAAACACCTTCCGCGGGCGCTGTTCGGTAACCGGATCTGGGGGACGGCCACGAGCCGGATCGAACAGACGCCCTTCGGTCGGCTGAAACACTACGTCGAGTTCCTCCGGCTGGCCCGCCACTATACCGACGTCTACACGGATTATCACGACGCCCTCGAGGCCGAGCGGGCGCTGGATTTCGACGAGTTGGTGCGGACGGCGACCGGCTTACTGGAGGATTCGTCAATCGCCGACGAAATCACCGACCAGTGGACGCAGGTCTACTGCGACGAGTTCCAGGACACCGACGCGACTCAGTTCTCGCTGCTCACCGAACTCACGGACGGCCCGGACCGGCCGGACCTGCTCGCGATCGGCGACAAGGATCAGGCGATCTACGGCTGGCGCGGCACCGACCGCGAGGGACTCGACCGGCTGGCCGACGCCTACGACGACCACGAGGCGATCGAACTCGAACTCAACTTCCGCTCGAGACAGGAAATCCTCGACCTGACCAACGCCTGCGAGTACGGGCCGCAATCCTCGAAGACGCTGCGGGAGGACGGCCGAACGGCCGGCGCGTACGACGAGGACGAACCGCCGGACCGCGTCGTCAAAGTCGAGAGCGACGACGTGCCGGGGTCGACGCCGGAACAGGTCGCGACGACGGTCTCGCGGCTGCTCAACGGCGAGGCTGCGAACGTCCCCCAGCGCTCGCTGGGCGATATCGCGGTCATCGTCCGGACCAACCGTCACGCGCAGGCGGTCGCGGACGAGCTTCGGGAGCTGCGGATCCCATACGAAATCTCCGGTTCGCCCCGCGGCGAGGTCTCGCCCGGCATCGAGACGGTGCTCTCGTACCTCCGGGTCCTCGTGGAGCCGGAGGCGGACGCCCACCTCCGGCGCGTGCTCCTCTACCGGTACCGGCTCACGGAGGCCGATCTCGCGACGCTGCAACGGCGCGACGGGTCGCTGTACGACGCCGTGATGGACCCCGATCCGGACGCGCTCGATCTCGAGGGACCCGACCAACTCGAGCGAGTGCGAAACCACCTCGAGGCGCTCGAGCGCTTCCGGGACGTCTACCCCCTCTCCGGATTCGTCCGCCGGTTCCGGGAGTTGACCCGAATCGAGTGGTTCTGTGCGAGCGAGGAGCGATCCGAATTCGACCGCCTCGAGCGGTTCGTCGAGGCCTACGACTCCGATGGCGTCGTCCAGTCGCTGTCGACCGAGTTCGTCGACGCGCTCGCGGCGACGCTTCGGGGCGGCGGGAGCGATCGAACCCGCGGGACGAGATCCGCCGACAGCGTCGACGTGATGACGGTTCATCAGGCCAAGGGCCTCGAGTTCGATACCGTCCTCGCCCCCTACCTCACGGACGAGGAGTGGTGCGTCGACGGCGACTACGTCGAGCGGGCCCGATACCGGCTGCTGGCTGCTGCGCTCGACGCCGATATCGATTCCCCCTTGCTCGCGGATCTCGCCGCCGAGCGGGTCGGCGAGGAGTGGCGCGTGCTCCACGTCGCGCTCACCCGAGCCGAGAACCACCTGTTCCTGTTCGGGTCGGAGTACGAGTACGACGGCGACGAGGACGAACTCGCCGCGTCGACGGCCGAGGCCTGTCTCGCGAGCGACGTCGAGTGGTCGGTGACCGGACAGCGAATGGACCTCTGGTCGTCGCTGATCGAGAGCTTCGAGCGGGTTCGGGAGACCTACCCCGAAACCGTGGTCGACCGAACCGACGAGATCGCTGCCTCGGCCGGCGAGAGTCCGGGGACGATCACGTACTACGCCGACTACGACGACCGACCCGTCGAACCGCTCGAGACTCGAGCGGCGATCGAGACCGTCCATCGACTGGGCCGGCAGCTCCGCGACGGCACGCTGTTGCCGGCAGCCGACGCGGCGAGCCACGGCGGCGATCTCGGCGAAGATGTGGCAGATGAGGGGTCGAATCTCCGCGTGCCCAGCGGTCGCCGGCCGTCCGCGCTGACGACCGACACCGTCCGCTTCCCGGTCGAGACGCTCGCGTCGGCGACCGAACTGCCGGTCGCGATGCGCCACAGCTACTCCGCGATGGACACCCACGAGACCTGTCCCCGGAAACACTACCTCGATCACGCGGTTCGTGCGTTCGACGATCCGCTCACGGTAGCCGGTCGCAGTGATGAGGGATCGTCGGAGACCGACGGCGAGGTCACCTCGCCGACCGAGACCAACGGCGGAACGCCCGCAGCGACCGACGACTCGGCGTCGCGGCTCGTCGGCACCGTCTTCCACGACGTCGCGGAGGAGGCCTTTCACCGCGAGTACCGAACCCGAGAGGCGTGGCGCGACGCCGCCGTCCGACAGCTCACCGCGCGGGATCTGATCGAGCACCGCGAGGCCGTCCTCGCGTGCGTCGACCGCTACTTCGCGGCGAGCGCACCCGCCTTCGACCGCCCGATCGCCGAGTGGGAACCGCTGGCCGCGGAACTCTCCTTCTCGCTCGAGGACGTCTCTGGCGTGACGGGTGACGTAGTGGGCTACGTCGACTCGATCCGGCGGCTGCCCGACGGCGGCCTCGCCGTCCTCGACTACAAGGCCACCGCCGAGCGGATCGCACCCGACGACGCCGTGCAGCTGTCGCTCTACCGCCGGGCCTGCGAGGACCGGTTCGACGAACCGATCGCGGCGGCGGGCTACGTGTACGTCGGCGCCCTCGACGGAGACGACGATCCCCGCGTGGATCTCCTCGAGCCCGCTGATCTTCCGCCGTGGGAGGCGGTCCGGGAGACGCTCGAGACGGTCGACGAGCCGTCGTTCGCGGAGACGTCGCCCGGCGAGCACTGTCGGCACTGTCCGCACCGGTCGCTGGGCTGTGGGCCGGCGGAGTACGCGCCCGAGATCGACCTAGCGGGGGACGACTGA